From Verrucomicrobiaceae bacterium, one genomic window encodes:
- a CDS encoding AbrB/MazE/SpoVT family DNA-binding domain-containing protein encodes MSSRAKVFMNGRSQAIRLPKDFRFSEVW; translated from the coding sequence ATGAGTTCGAGAGCCAAGGTTTTCATGAATGGGCGCAGTCAGGCCATCCGGCTGCCGAAGGATTTCCGCTTCAGCGAGGTGTGGTGA
- a CDS encoding phytanoyl-CoA dioxygenase family protein, translated as MRDDLPSKPVDARTLEADGETVRNLWRLRCIIPLCCRWWRSRRSSRLVCEVVPGEPQARRRETFNKPARIGSGVPYHQDNAYFCQTPPDMLTIWIAMDPVTMENGPVLCAWLSQRNGMLPTKPSGVKGNSIGLAEAPSVPLEEQFCGLLEPGDALIHQCETIHHSAPNRSDFPRLGLLLVYRGKHTQTDAALKAAYAAAVTATPPA; from the coding sequence ATGCGTGATGATCTGCCATCGAAGCCTGTGGATGCACGCACGCTCGAGGCCGATGGCGAAACCGTGCGCAACCTGTGGCGATTGAGGTGCATCATCCCGCTATGCTGCCGATGGTGGAGAAGCCGGAGATCATCGAGGCTCGTTTGCGAGGTCGTGCCTGGCGAGCCGCAGGCCCGTCGGCGTGAGACGTTCAATAAACCCGCACGGATCGGCTCTGGGGTGCCCTACCACCAGGACAATGCCTACTTTTGCCAGACTCCACCGGATATGCTGACCATCTGGATCGCGATGGACCCCGTGACGATGGAGAATGGCCCTGTATTATGTGCGTGGCTCTCGCAAAGGAATGGAATGCTGCCCACCAAGCCCTCTGGCGTGAAGGGGAACTCCATCGGTCTAGCAGAGGCACCCAGCGTGCCCCTGGAGGAGCAGTTCTGTGGCCTGCTGGAGCCGGGAGATGCGCTCATCCATCAGTGTGAGACGATTCACCACTCTGCGCCGAATCGGAGTGACTTCCCGCGCCTGGGGCTGCTGCTCGTGTATCGTGGAAAGCACACGCAGACGGATGCTGCACTGAAAGCGGCCTACGCGGCGGCTGTCACTGCGACACCGCCAGCGTGA